From the Caballeronia sp. NK8 genome, one window contains:
- the panB gene encoding 3-methyl-2-oxobutanoate hydroxymethyltransferase yields the protein MTYLQETNRSTITVPKLQSMREAGERIVMLTCYDASFAALLERAGVDVMLIGDSLGNVLQGHGTTLPVTLDDIAYHTAAVARGNRSALVVADMPFGTIGSKEDAYANAVKLMRAGAQMVKIEGGAWLADTVRFLVERSIPVCGHVGLTPQSVHAFGGFKVQGKSEAAAEQMKRDAIALQEAGAQLIVIEAVPTLLAREVTEALAIPTIGIGAGIDCSGQVLVLHDMLGIFHGKRPRFVKDFMQGQPNIFAAVEAYVRAVKDGSFPGPEHTF from the coding sequence ATGACGTATCTGCAGGAAACGAATCGCTCGACGATCACCGTACCCAAACTTCAATCCATGCGCGAGGCCGGCGAGCGCATCGTGATGCTGACGTGCTACGACGCGAGCTTCGCCGCGCTGCTCGAACGCGCGGGCGTCGATGTCATGCTGATCGGCGATTCGCTCGGCAACGTGCTGCAGGGGCATGGCACGACGCTGCCCGTCACGCTCGATGACATCGCGTATCACACGGCTGCGGTCGCGCGCGGCAACCGCAGCGCGCTCGTCGTCGCGGACATGCCGTTCGGCACGATCGGCTCGAAGGAAGACGCTTATGCGAACGCCGTGAAGCTGATGCGCGCGGGCGCGCAGATGGTGAAGATCGAAGGCGGCGCATGGCTCGCGGACACCGTGCGCTTTCTCGTCGAGCGGTCGATTCCCGTGTGCGGGCACGTCGGGCTCACGCCGCAGTCGGTGCATGCGTTCGGCGGCTTCAAGGTGCAGGGCAAGTCCGAGGCGGCGGCCGAACAGATGAAGCGCGACGCCATCGCGCTGCAGGAAGCCGGCGCGCAACTGATCGTGATCGAAGCGGTGCCCACGCTGCTCGCGCGCGAAGTCACGGAGGCGCTCGCGATTCCGACGATCGGCATCGGCGCGGGCATCGACTGTTCCGGGCAAGTGCTCGTGCTGCACGACATGCTCGGCATCTTCCACGGCAAGCGGCCGCGCTTCGTGAAGGATTTCATGCAAGGCCAGCCGAATATTTTCGCGGCCGTCGAAGCGTATGTACGCGCCGTGAAGGACGGCAGCTTTCCCGGTCCGGAACACACGTTCTGA
- a CDS encoding cytochrome c: MECRVFSRRIFRPLLAMAFASALVGSAGVFSSAAQAQNQPIAPDTMAARVQGCTACHGVHGEGTDNDYFPRLAGKPADYLYNQLQNFREGRRKYPPMNYLVTYLSDDYLHQIATYFSNQRPPYPPPAKSNVSATTLARGQQIVLNGDASKNIPACAACHGKGLTGMQPAIPGLVGLHSDYISAQVGAWKSGTRHAKAPDCMQQIASRLTDDDVTAVAAWLSTQQAPANPVPAPAGSLKMPLKCGSELQ, from the coding sequence ATGGAGTGTCGCGTGTTTTCAAGACGCATTTTTCGTCCGCTGCTCGCTATGGCTTTTGCCTCGGCTCTGGTAGGCAGCGCTGGCGTTTTCAGCTCCGCCGCGCAGGCGCAGAACCAGCCGATCGCACCGGACACGATGGCCGCGCGCGTGCAGGGCTGCACGGCGTGCCACGGCGTTCACGGTGAAGGCACGGACAACGACTACTTCCCGCGTCTTGCCGGCAAGCCTGCCGACTATCTGTACAACCAGCTCCAGAATTTCCGCGAAGGCCGGCGCAAGTACCCGCCGATGAACTACCTCGTCACGTATCTCTCGGACGATTACCTTCATCAGATCGCGACGTACTTCTCGAACCAGCGTCCGCCGTATCCGCCGCCCGCCAAGTCGAACGTGTCGGCCACGACGCTCGCGCGCGGCCAGCAGATCGTGCTGAACGGCGATGCGTCGAAGAACATTCCCGCGTGCGCGGCCTGCCACGGCAAGGGTCTGACCGGCATGCAGCCGGCCATTCCGGGTCTCGTCGGCCTGCATTCGGACTACATCAGCGCGCAAGTCGGCGCATGGAAGTCGGGCACGCGTCACGCGAAAGCGCCCGATTGCATGCAGCAGATCGCCTCGCGCCTGACGGATGACGACGTGACCGCCGTCGCCGCCTGGCTGTCCACGCAACAAGCACCCGCCAATCCGGTGCCCGCGCCTGCTGGCTCGTTGAAGATGCCGCTCAAGTGCGGCAGCGAACTGCAATAA
- a CDS encoding copper resistance D family protein encodes MNDDPIGLAQTAFAALADVAFACVLGSLLLNGWLMREQAFAPVSPARAGWRRAARGGLLAALALVLCNFVSLWLQSAAMSGAPLAEAGASLWLVATGTHAGIGWTVALAGSVLLVPAASGGAPTVARIGFAALAALVVAAGKSAVGHAADAGAFSFAEGVQTLHLLATAVWGGIVIAGAFVLPALDTSVARALLIRTVARMSRTAAIALAFVVLTGGFNAWRGVGGSPAALTASAWGQALLVKIALVALALAFGALNRWSALPRLQRSASTIDAHTVINVMRVEAVMMAGVFVAAAVLSHSVPGSALGG; translated from the coding sequence ATGAACGACGATCCCATCGGTCTGGCCCAGACCGCATTCGCGGCGCTCGCCGACGTCGCCTTTGCCTGCGTGCTCGGCTCGTTGCTCCTGAACGGCTGGCTGATGCGCGAACAGGCGTTCGCTCCCGTTTCGCCCGCGCGGGCCGGCTGGCGGCGTGCGGCGCGGGGCGGTCTGCTCGCCGCGCTCGCTTTGGTGCTGTGCAACTTCGTTTCGCTGTGGCTGCAGTCGGCGGCGATGAGCGGCGCGCCGCTCGCCGAAGCGGGCGCGTCCTTGTGGCTGGTCGCGACGGGCACGCATGCGGGCATCGGCTGGACGGTCGCGCTGGCGGGCAGCGTGCTCCTGGTGCCGGCGGCGAGCGGCGGCGCGCCAACGGTCGCGCGCATCGGATTTGCCGCGCTAGCGGCGCTGGTCGTCGCGGCGGGCAAGTCGGCGGTCGGCCACGCGGCCGATGCGGGTGCGTTCTCCTTCGCGGAAGGCGTGCAAACGCTGCATCTGCTCGCGACGGCCGTGTGGGGCGGCATCGTCATCGCGGGTGCGTTCGTGTTGCCGGCGCTCGATACATCGGTGGCGCGCGCGTTGCTGATCCGCACGGTCGCGCGCATGTCGCGCACGGCGGCGATCGCGCTTGCGTTCGTCGTCCTGACGGGCGGGTTCAATGCGTGGCGCGGCGTCGGCGGCTCGCCCGCGGCGCTGACCGCGAGCGCCTGGGGTCAAGCGTTGCTCGTGAAGATCGCGCTGGTTGCGCTGGCGCTCGCGTTCGGCGCGCTGAATCGATGGTCGGCGCTGCCGCGTCTGCAACGCTCGGCATCGACGATCGACGCGCACACGGTCATCAACGTGATGCGTGTCGAAGCGGTGATGATGGCGGGTGTGTTCGTGGCGGCGGCCGTGTTGTCGCACAGCGTGCCGGGGTCGGCGCTCGGCGGATGA
- a CDS encoding deoxynucleoside kinase, giving the protein MSVPPLTVTAPQLRPPHRYIAIEGPIGVGKTTLATLLAERWSMRTLFERPQDNPFLERFYRDTTRHALATQLNFALQRASQTQEAADIVTSGAALMTDFLTQKSDLFARLTLPDDEFQLYKDVASHIRSSGPAPDLVIYLQASPEVLFARIQKRSLPMELQISDSYLRALCDAYNEFFYHYDATPLLTVNAEHLNPLASDDDLTLLVERIETMRGRKEFFVKGVSV; this is encoded by the coding sequence ATGAGCGTTCCGCCACTCACCGTGACCGCGCCGCAACTGCGGCCGCCCCACCGTTACATTGCAATCGAAGGGCCGATCGGCGTTGGCAAGACCACGCTTGCGACCCTGCTCGCCGAGCGCTGGTCGATGCGCACGCTGTTCGAGCGCCCGCAGGACAACCCGTTTCTCGAACGCTTTTATCGCGACACTACGCGCCATGCGCTCGCCACGCAGTTGAACTTCGCGTTGCAGCGTGCATCGCAGACGCAGGAAGCCGCCGATATCGTGACGAGCGGCGCGGCGTTGATGACGGACTTTCTCACGCAGAAGAGCGACTTGTTCGCGCGCCTCACGCTGCCCGACGACGAGTTCCAGCTCTACAAGGACGTCGCCTCGCACATTCGTTCGAGCGGCCCCGCGCCCGATCTCGTCATCTATCTGCAGGCGAGCCCGGAAGTGCTGTTCGCGCGCATTCAGAAACGCTCGCTGCCGATGGAACTGCAGATCTCGGATTCATATCTGCGCGCGCTCTGCGATGCGTATAACGAGTTCTTCTATCACTATGACGCGACGCCGTTGCTCACGGTGAACGCGGAGCACCTGAACCCGCTTGCATCGGATGACGATCTCACGCTCCTCGTCGAGCGTATCGAGACGATGCGCGGGCGCAAGGAATTCTTTGTCAAAGGCGTATCGGTCTGA